From a region of the Dictyostelium discoideum AX4 chromosome 2 chromosome, whole genome shotgun sequence genome:
- a CDS encoding hypothetical protein (Similar to Mus musculus (Mouse). Latent transforming growth factor beta binding protein 4 short splice variant), translating to MKLNLISNLLLVFIFLNSLTSFSFGQICPSGYTWNPCITSSGVNNVYLGYTAAPNCPAGATLKAWNYHNIKNNQVNSVDCQMARVITDMSVFRSVGGSCGDGATTSPWSNQNDTLDNTNRYFVSFKCDVPLYPNTVFEVNSSPSVSQAGRASCESSPGAKVGVVSVWDYGQSVCQNGYTNFPVCSTDIDECTTGTHKCVSPATCANTQGSYNCNCPAGYTKSTDGLSCIDIDECATSNGGCAQICTNTFGSSTCSCDTGYTLNSDKKGCTGKYLTLIFFEIISYIDVDECATGAQKCVSPATCANTQGGYNCNCPAGYIKSTDGLSCIDVDECLVNKGGCSQICTNNPGGFECSCQSGYSKNGASCLDIDECSLNTHKCNGSSLAVCDNSIGSYNCKCPSGFINPPQDRFSCQDQNECLDGSNKCNSPSICENSIGSYSCKCPTGYIKSSNDDFSCDDVNECLDGKNGGCQHNCTNSIGGFSCSCMPGYSLNGFSCDDINECQDGKNGGCQQNCKNSIGSFECSCDPGYISNGFSCQDINECQTGDNKCVGEYTSCQNTNGSYLCVCPSNGYSNNGTYCEDIDECLDGNNGGCSQICKNSIGSFDCSCQPGYNVNGFSCDDINECQTGDNKCVGEFTSCQNTAGSYLCVCPSNGFSNNGTYCEDIDECLDGKNGGCQQNCKNSIGSFECSCDPGYNLNGLSCDDINECETQDNKCFGEFTSCQNTVGSYLCVCPSIDGFSNNGTYCEDIDECSSKELNECGLNTVCENRNGSYICQCSPSDYSHSSQFTCEPKPIITNFYQKPSRSNVFIVEGLHFVEFATTITIGEEMMVCQYLNGNDTYAECSTREGKEVIGKVLVEANDILSEPFNFSGAPFVIEYLNSPSTIGGLITIKGRNFPTLGSVQLIINSVDCPISQPLSSDQIICTIGEGSGSFNYIRLLNESVTNTDLMYLTYANPIISSASKVYASGGILTVSGSNFGIGSKSMATLNIGNKHCSNVEIKSHSELTCELESTSKVYTNIIDLVVDGLPVANDYYFTYSTLESGSCPGDCNSDSGKGICTSFGCKCADGFTGISCNETSGGIIPKFPPTNPETPSIDVDNNGDNDGFGYKITIVRIEELDFNNAIIEETSFPLSNAKWNGSSNAPNQWIFNITLENKSYLEATFEYFEKSRNITFASSSFIIPAESLKLSFKTMKWPFRSKLSSLRVVVQTDTIVKNEDVEKCSISNSVTTTYNQHLWSTTENSESGMVARFVSLAELDSTTPITANIEDLSYSSNKKTSIIGISVPYFSKQSIIDPDFGMLLNVENKKTGDCESDDKANWKLATGLSIGAGATVCLAGLASFLYRKKKKEKKFLDGLSKR from the exons atgaaattaaatttgatttctaatttattattagtttttatttttttaaatagtttaacttctttttcatttggaCAAATTTGTCCAAGTGGATACACATGGAATCCT TGTATAACATCTTCTGGTGTAAACAATGTTTATCTTGGTTATACAGCAGCACCAAATTGCCCAGCTGGGGCCACATTAAAAGCTTGGAACTAtcataatataaaaaataatcaagtaAATTCAGTt gaTTGCCAAATGGCTAGAGTTATTACGGATATGTCTGTTTTTCGTTCAGTTGGTGGGTCCTGTGGTGATGGAGCTACAACTTCACCATGGTCAAACCAAAATGATACTTTGGATAATACAAATAGATATTTTGTATCATTTAAATGTGATGTCCCATTATATCCAAATACAGTTTTCGAAGTAAATTCTTCTCCATCTGTTTCACAAGCTGGTAGAGCATCATGTGAAAGCAGTCCCGGAGCCAAAGTTGGAGTAGTTTCAGTTTGGGACTAT GGTCAAAGTGTATGTCAAAATGGATATACAAATTTCCCAGTATGTTCAACTGATATTGATGAATGCACAACTGGAACTCACAAATGTGTTTCACCAGCTACCTGCGCAAATACTCAAGGTAGTTACAATTGTAATTGTCCTGCTGGGTATACAAAGAGTACAGATGGATTATCATGTATCGATATCGATGAATGTGCTACTTCCAATGGAGGTTGTGCTCAAATATGTACCAATACATTTGGTTCATCCACCTGTAGCTGCGACACAGGTTATACACTCAATTCAGACAAAAAAGGTTGCACTGGTAAGTA TTTGActctaatattttttgaaataatatcCTATATAGATGTTGATGAATGTGCAACTGGAGCTCAAAAGTGTGTTTCACCAGCTACCTGTGCAAATACTCAAGGTGGTTACAATTGTAATTGTCCAGCGGGATATATAAAGAGTACCGATGGGTTATCATGTATCGATGTAGATGAATGTTTGGTTAATAAAGGTGGATGTAGTCAAATATGTACAAATAATCCAGGAGGTTTTGAATGCTCTTGTCAAAGTGGCTATTCAAAGAATGGAGCTTCTTGTTTGGATATTGATGAATGCAGCTTAAATACTCATAAATGTAATGGTTCTAGCCTCGCAGTTTgtgataattcaattggcAGCTATAACTGTAAATGCCCATCAGGTTTTATTAATCCTCCACAAGATAGATTCTCTTGTCAAGATCAAAATGAATGTTTAGATGGTTCCAATAAATGTAATTCACCATCAATTTgtgaaaattcaattggttCATATTCATGTAAATGTCCAACTGGTTATATTAAATCCtcaaatgatgatttttCTTGTGATGATGTTAACGAATGTTTAGATGGTAAAAATGGTGGATGTCAACATAATTGtacaaattcaattggtGGTTTTAGTTGTTCATGTATGCCAGGTTATAGTTTGAATGGTTTCTCTTGTGATGATATTAATGAATGTCAAGATGGTAAAAATGGTGGATGCCAacaaaattgtaaaaattcaattggcAGTTTTGAATGCTCATGTGATCCAGGTTATATTTCAAATGGTTTCTCTTGTCAAGATATTAATGAATGCCAAACAGGAGATAATAAATGTGTTGGAGAGTATACTTCTTGTCAAAATACAAATGGTTCATATTTATGTGTTTGTCCATCTAATGgatattcaaataatggtaCCTACTGTGAAGATATTGATGAGTGTTTAgatggtaataatggtggATGTAGTCAAATAtgtaaaaattcaattggtaGCTTTGATTGTTCATGTCAACCAGGTTATAATGTAAATGGTTTCTCTTGTGATGATATTAATGAATGCCAAACAGGTGATAATAAATGTGTTGGAGAGTTTACTTCTTGTCAAAATACTGCTGGCTCTTATTTATGTGTTTGCCCATCCAAtggattttcaaataatggtaCCTATTGTGAGGATATTGATGAATGTTTAGATGGTAAAAATGGTGGATGCCAacaaaattgtaaaaattcaattggtaGTTTTGAATGCTCATGTGATCCAggttataatttaaatggtttATCCTGTGATGATATTAATGAATGCGAAACCCAAGATAACAAATGTTTTGGTGAATTTACTTCTTGTCAAAATACTGTTGGTTCATACTTATGTGTCTGCCCATCTATTGAtggattttcaaataatggtaCCTATTGTGAAGATATTGATGAATGTTCATCAAAGGAATTGAATGAATGCGGTTTAAATACAGTTTGTGAAAATAGAAATGGTAGTTATATTTGTCAATGTAGCCCAAGCGATTACTCACATTCATCACAATTTACATGTGAACCAAAACCAATCATCACAAACTTTTATCAAAAACCATCAAGATCCAATGTATTCATTGTTGAAGGTTTACATTTTGTAGAATTCGCAACAACTATTACTATTGGAGAAGAGATGATGGTTtgtcaatatttaaatggtaatgatACATATGCAGAATGTTCAACTAGAGAAGGTAAAGAAGTAATTGGGAAAGTTTTAGTTGAGGCAAACGATATTCTATCAGAACCATTCAATTTTTCAGGTGCACCATTTgttattgaatatttaaatagtcCATCAACCATTGGTGGtttaattacaattaaagGTAGAAACTTCCCAACTTTAGGTTCagttcaattaataattaattcagTTGATTGTCCAATCTCACAACCATTATCAAGTGATCAAATAATATGTACAATTGGAGAAGGTTCAGGTAGCTTCAATTATATtagattattaaatgaatcagTAACAAACACTGACTTGATGTATTTAACCTATGCAAATCCAATTATTTCATCAGCATCCAAAGTTTATGCAAGTGGTGGTATTTTAACTGTATCTGGTTCAAACTTTGGTATTGGATCAAAATCTATGGCAACACTTAATATTGGTAATAAACATTGTAGTAATGTTGAAATCAAGTCTCATTCTGAATTAACATGTGAATTGGAGTCAACATCAAAAGTCTATACTAATATAATAGATTTGGTTGTTGATGGTTTACCAGTTgcaaatgattattatttcacCTATTCAACATTAGAATCTGGTAGTTGTCCAGGTGATTGTAATTCAGACAGTGGTAAAGGTATATGTACATCATTTGGTTGTAAGTGCGCAGATGGATTCACTGGTATTTCTTGTAATGAAACATCAGGTGGAATTATTCCAAAATTCCCACCAACCAATCCAGAAACCCCTTCAATCGATGTTGATAACaatggtgataatgatggGTTTGgttataaaattacaattgttAGAATTGAAGAATTGGATTTTAATAATGCAATAATTGAAGAAACTTCATTCCCATTATCAAATGCAAAATGGAATGGTAGTTCAAATGCTCCAAATCAATGGATATTCAATATTACATTGGAAAATAAATCATATTTAGAAGCAACTTTTGAATACTTTGAAAAATCTAGAAACATTACATTTGCATCAAGTTCATTCATTATTCCAGCAGAATCATTAAAACtatcatttaaaacaatGAAATGGCCATTCCGTTCAAAATTAAGTTCATTAAGAGTTGTCGTTCAAACAGATACAATCGTTAAAAATGAAGATGTTGAAAAATGTTCAATCAGTAACTCTGTTACTACCACCTATAATCAACACCTTTGGAGTACAACTGAAAACTCTGAATCTGGCATGGTTGCAAGATTTGTATCTTTGGCTGAATTGGATTCCACCACTCCAATCACTGCCAACATCGAAGATTTATCATATAgctcaaataaaaaaacttcaATTATTGGTATTTCAGTTCCATACTTTTCAAAACAATCAATTATTGACCCAG attTTGGAATGCTTTTGaatgttgaaaataaaaaaacaggTGATTGCGAATCAGATGATAAAGCAAATTGGAAACTTGCCACTGGACTTTCTATTGGTGCTGGTGCCACAGTTTGTTTAGCTGGTTTGGCTTCTTTCCTTTAtagaaagaagaaaaaagagaaaaaatttttagatgGTTTAAGTAAACGTTAA
- a CDS encoding AhpC/TSA family protein: MTHTKLKEGDVSPNFNAPDQNGIRLTLDDSKFQNKTIIIFFYPKNESKSGANMAREFRDNYQILKTLQCEVIGVNYDDHQKNQQFAQFNDIPFSMLSDTDGAIARRFGVHKDLLIFPSKTTFVINKEHRIDTIYSNPIKVESHLKQALKAVEKMKNSPQNSTNHTVASNTTTNPAVSNPIS, from the exons atgacaCACACTAAATTAAAAg aagGAGACGTTTCACCAAACTTTAATGCACCAGACCAAAATGGAATTCGTTTAACCTTGGATGATAGTAAATTCCAGaataaaactataataattttcttttatccAAAGAATGAAAGTAAATCTGGTGCAAATATGGCACGTGAATTTAGAGATAACTATCAAATTCTAAAAACATTACAATGTGAAGTAATTGGAGTTAATTATGATGATCACCAAAAAAACCAACAATTTGCCCAATTTAATGATATTCCATTTTCAATGTTATCTGATACTGATGGAGCAATTGCAAGAAGATTTGGAGTTCACAAagatttgttaatttttccTTCAAAAACAACATTTGTTATTAACAAAGAACATAGAATTGATACTATTTATTCGAATCCAATTAAAGTTGAATCACATCTAAAACAAGCATTAAAAGCTgttgaaaaaatgaaaaattcaCCACAAAATTCTACCAATCATACTGTAGCTtctaatacaacaacaaacccTGCTGTTAGTAATCCaatttcataa
- the acpB gene encoding subunit of heterodimeric actin capping protein cap32/34 yields the protein MASNQELVQIATNFLLNAPPCEFMEVVSDVRALLPSESLLNASAGSTFREYNTSQMVSVQTSKGSALITKEGEISNNEYLDPKNKQVITYDHIKQEVTGERSASGEIEQDIEQYRAAFDEEATKYCNEYYPNGVSAVYGTKVSEGIKITVCISTCIYKPNAFYSGRWRSVWTCTFKPGSGNVTSNGKVQVNVHYFEDGNVQLNTVTQKQTTSPSADAQSTAVNAFKAIGKAELNLHTALDNNYSTMGDTTFKALRRALPINRTKINWQKVKNFKIANELNK from the exons atggcCTCAAATCAAGAACTCGTTCAAATCGCCAcaaactttttattaaatgcaCCACCATGCGAATTTATGGAAGTTGTTTCAG ATGTTCGTGCTCTCCTTCCAagtgaatcattattaaatgcCTCAGCTGGTTCAACATTCAGAGAATACAATACATCACAAATGGTTAGTGTACAAACATCAAAAGGTTCAGCTTTAATTACCAAAGAAGGTGAAATTAGCAACAACGAATATTTAGATCCAAAGAATAAACAAGTTATTACTTATGATCATATTAAACAA gAAGTCACTGGTGAACGTTCAGCATCAGGTGAAATTGAACAAGATATTGAACAATACAGAGCAGCATTTGATGAAGAAGCAACCAAATATTGTAATGAATATTATCCAAATGGTGTAAGTGCCGTTTATGGTACCAAAGTATCAGAAGGTATTAAAATTACCGTTTGTATCTCTACCTGCATATACAAACCAAACGCTTTCTACTCTGGTAGATGGAGATCAGTTTGGACCTGTACTTTCAAACCAGGTAGTGGTAATGTAACCTCAAATGGTAAAGTTCAAGTTAATGTTCATTACTTTGAAGATGGTAATGTTCAATTAAACACTGTCACTCAAAAACAAACTACTTCACCATCTGCT gATGCACAATCAACTGCAGTCAATGCATTTAAAGCAATTGGTAAAGCTGAACTTAACCTCCACACCGCACTTGATAACAATTACTCCACTATGGGTGATACCACATTCAAAGCCCTTAGACGTGCTCTTCCAATCAATCGTACCAAAATCAACTGGCAAAAAGTCAAAAACTTCAAAATTGCCAATGAactcaataaataa